From a single Phragmites australis chromosome 7, lpPhrAust1.1, whole genome shotgun sequence genomic region:
- the LOC133925056 gene encoding xyloglucan endotransglucosylase protein 6-like: protein MALRNGGGGGLGLGAAASLLAVVVAALLGAGVVAGASKLEDVVLPSWANDHVVYEGDLLKLRLDSSSGGGFASKNKFLYGRASADLKLVPGDSAGVVTAFYLSSQGDKHNEFDFEFLGNVTGEPYLVQTNLYIDGVGNREQRMDLWFDPTTDFHTYAVLWNPSQVVFMVDDTPIRVYENKNGTASTHGHHRHANNTNTTSPPPFPSPQPMSVYSSIWNADDWATQGGRVKTDWSHAPFEATFREVRVDGCAWAANASDWDAGEMRRCSESSWGKEGRYWWKEKDMEELTVHQSHQLVWARAHHLVYDYCVDTDRFPVQPPECAGR, encoded by the exons ATGGCGTTGCGGAAcggaggcggtggtggcctGGGCCTGGGCGCGGCGGCCTCACTGCTGGCCGTTGTGGTGGCCGCGCTGCTGGGCGCCGGGGTGGTGGCGGGTGCGAGCAAGCTCGAAGACGTGGTGCTGCCGAGCTGGGCAAACGACCACGTCGTGTACGAAGGCGACCTCCTCAAGCTCCGCCTCGACAGCTCCTCAG GTGGAGGATTCGCGTCGAAGAACAAGTTCCTGTACGGCAGGGCGAGCGCCGATCTGAAGCTGGTGCCGGGCGACTCCGCCGGGGTGGTCACCGCTTTCTAT TTGTCGTCGCAGGGGGACAAGCACAACGAGTTCGACTTCGAGTTCCTGGGCAACGTCACCGGCGAGCCGTACCTGGTGCAGACGAACCTGTACATCGACGGCGTGGGCAACCGCGAGCAGCGCATGGACCTGTGGTTCGACCCTACCACCGACTTCCACACCTACGCCGTCCTGTGGAACCCCAGCCAGGTCGTCTTCATGGTCGACGACACCCCCATCCGCGTCTACGAGAACAAGAACGGCACCGCCTCCACCCACGGCCACCACCGCCACgccaacaacaccaacaccacCTCGCCACCGCCGTTCCCGTCGCCGCAGCCGATGTCCGTGTACAGCTCCATCTGGAACGCGGACGACTGGGCGACGCAGGGCGGGCGCGTGAAGACGGACTGGTCGCACGCGCCGTTCGAGGCCACGTTCCGGGAGGTGCGCGTGGACGGTTGCGCGTGGGCGGCCAATGCCAGCGACTGGGACGCCGGGGAGATGCGGCGGTGCAGCGAGAGTTCGTGGGGCAAGGAGGGCCGGTACTGGTGGAAGGAGAAGGACATGGAAGAGCTCACCGTGCACCAGAGCCACCAGCTCGTCTGGGCTCGGGCGCACCACCTCGTCTACGACTACTGCGTCGACACCGACCGCTTCCCCGTCCAGCCGCCCGAGTGCGCTGGCCGGTGA
- the LOC133925057 gene encoding cysteine-rich receptor-like protein kinase 44 isoform X1, with protein sequence MQVMSGLRQHQNVLRLLAYCVEGNERILVYEYMHRRSLDAYIFGKPKERALLNWQMRLQIIKGIAEGVKHLYEGEGSSGSVIHRDLKPANVLLDGGWKAKVADFGTAKLLLAGATGTRTRIGTPGYMAPEYVQSEGGETTLKCDVYSFGVTLLETLSGRRNCERPSLTSELLQAWRLWVERIITALLDSAVAPAPAGSEPPQLRRCIQIGLLCVQEKPDDRPSMPAVVEMLSNNSSKIAEPTVPMVDSRILATFLEADLSRPTIYETIDLR encoded by the exons ATGCAAGTGATGTCTGGACTCAGGCAGCATCAAAACGTCCTCCGGCTTCTTGCCTATTGCGTCGAAGGCAACGAACGAATTCTGGTGTACGAATACATGCATAGGAGGAGTTTGGATGCCTATATATTTG GGAAACCCAAAGAACGTGCGTTGCTGAATTGGCAGATGAGGCTGCAAATAATTAAGGGGATTGCCGAGGGCGTCAAGCACCTGTATGAGGGAGAGGGGTCATCCGGCAGCGTGATCCACAGGGATTTGAAGCCGGCCAATGTGCTGCTGGATGGTGGATGGAAGGCCAAGGTGGCGGACTTCGGGACTGCAAAACTGCTCCTTGCCGGAGCGACAGGAACTCGGACAAGAATAGGCACACC TGGGTACATGGCCCCGGAGTACGTTCAAAGTGAAGGCGGTGAGACAACGCTGAAATGCGATGTTTACAGCTTTGGGGTCACATTGTTGGAGACACTGAGTGGGCGAAGGAACTGTGAGAGGCCAAGCCTCACTTCAGAA TTGTTGCAGGCCTGGCGATTGTGGGTCGAACGCATCATTACGGCCCTCCTTGATTCTGCGGTTGCACCGGCACCTGCCGGGTCCGAGCCTCCTCAGCTACGCAGGTGCATACAGATTGGACTTCTTTGCGTCCAGGAAAAGCCGGACGACAGGCCATCCATGCCTGCAGTCGTCGAGATGTTGAGCAATAACAGCTCAAAGATTGCTGAGCCCACGGTGCCCATGGTCGACAGTAGGATTTTGGCTACGTTTTTAGAGGCAGATCTCTCGAGGCCAACAATATATGAGACAATTGATTTGAGATAA
- the LOC133925057 gene encoding putative cysteine-rich receptor-like protein kinase 39 isoform X2, which produces MQVMSGLRQHQNVLRLLAYCVEGNERILVYEYMHRRSLDAYIFGKPKERALLNWQMRLQIIKGIAEGVKHLYEGEGSSGSVIHRDLKPANVLLDGGWKAKVADFGTAKLLLAGATGTRTRIGTPGYMAPEYVQSEGGETTLKCDVYSFGVTLLETLSGRRNCERPSLTSELSEQSCCRPGDCGSNASLRPSLILRLHRHLPGPSLLSYAGAYRLDFFASRKSRTTGHPCLQSSRC; this is translated from the exons ATGCAAGTGATGTCTGGACTCAGGCAGCATCAAAACGTCCTCCGGCTTCTTGCCTATTGCGTCGAAGGCAACGAACGAATTCTGGTGTACGAATACATGCATAGGAGGAGTTTGGATGCCTATATATTTG GGAAACCCAAAGAACGTGCGTTGCTGAATTGGCAGATGAGGCTGCAAATAATTAAGGGGATTGCCGAGGGCGTCAAGCACCTGTATGAGGGAGAGGGGTCATCCGGCAGCGTGATCCACAGGGATTTGAAGCCGGCCAATGTGCTGCTGGATGGTGGATGGAAGGCCAAGGTGGCGGACTTCGGGACTGCAAAACTGCTCCTTGCCGGAGCGACAGGAACTCGGACAAGAATAGGCACACC TGGGTACATGGCCCCGGAGTACGTTCAAAGTGAAGGCGGTGAGACAACGCTGAAATGCGATGTTTACAGCTTTGGGGTCACATTGTTGGAGACACTGAGTGGGCGAAGGAACTGTGAGAGGCCAAGCCTCACTTCAGAA ttgAGCGAGCAAAGTTGTTGCAGGCCTGGCGATTGTGGGTCGAACGCATCATTACGGCCCTCCTTGATTCTGCGGTTGCACCGGCACCTGCCGGGTCCGAGCCTCCTCAGCTACGCAGGTGCATACAGATTGGACTTCTTTGCGTCCAGGAAAAGCCGGACGACAGGCCATCCATGCCTGCAGTCGTCGAGATGTTGA